From a region of the Candidatus Brocadiaceae bacterium genome:
- a CDS encoding AMP-binding protein: MSMEARIALAAVAAFLAALGIGAVVLPPGRHNPLDRFLMGLARSLIRLRYRVRVTGLRQVAARGRNAILLMPNHPALIDPIMLTALLFPRFAPRTWADADQVDRFFIRRVARRLGVRAVPSIAKRGPQARPHIEQALEDFASCLRDGRCVLLYPSGHAYRARTENLRGNTAAGRILSLAPDARVVLVRTRGLWGSRFSWAHGHPPDVAGTLRFGIGRLLLSGVFFAPKRRVTIEFVEPADLPRDAGPDALNACLEAFYNADAPAATYVPYTIWEHGGTRVMQEPRLGASGRDTEHVPEATRHIVREHLRELTGLPDIGDGDHLARDLGLDSLARAELIAWAEGEFGLPAGDPDSLQTVADLLLAACGDAVTAEPAELRPIARAWFAPRPSGRVEPPVGNTILEAFLHAAHRFPDRPVIADQITGVKTYRDLLTAVCALRPEMERLDGPRVGIMLPASAAASVFYLTALFAGKTPVMVNWTTGARNVGHSLDLAGVRHVLTSGALLARLAERGIDLSALSDRFVHAEDLGRRIGTGRKLRAVVASHTGWRALHRVRAPEPAVVLFTSGSESLPKAVPLSHANLLANMRDLLNHVALRQTDSILGMLPPFHSFGLTVTMLMPLCTGIPVAYHADPTEAGMLARLIEAYRLTLMVGTPSFLHGIVRVADPRMLNSLRLAVTGADKCPERVYDALAAQYPHLTVLEGYGVTECSPVVAVNVEDAPVRGSIGKVLPSLDYAIVNMETGERVRRGQRGMLLVRGPSVFGGYMEYDGPSPFVSLEGADWYRTGDLVSEDDGGVLTFRGRLKRFAKIGGEMVSLPAVETVLEAHYGSEGGPVLAVDATADEGQPEIVLFATFEVDRGEVNRQIREAGLSGLHSVRRVVRVEEIPLLGTGKTDYRALRRQLAPCDSGPGGPVTRP; the protein is encoded by the coding sequence ATGAGTATGGAAGCGAGGATCGCCCTGGCGGCCGTGGCGGCGTTCCTGGCGGCACTCGGCATCGGGGCCGTGGTTCTGCCGCCCGGACGCCACAACCCCCTGGACCGGTTCCTCATGGGGCTGGCCCGCAGCCTGATCCGCCTCCGTTACCGCGTTCGGGTCACCGGACTGCGCCAGGTCGCCGCACGAGGCCGGAACGCCATCCTGCTCATGCCGAACCACCCGGCCCTGATCGATCCCATCATGCTCACGGCCCTGCTCTTCCCGCGGTTCGCGCCGCGCACCTGGGCCGACGCCGACCAGGTCGACCGTTTCTTCATCCGCCGCGTGGCGCGCCGCCTCGGCGTGCGTGCGGTCCCGAGCATTGCGAAGCGCGGCCCCCAGGCACGGCCCCACATCGAACAGGCGCTGGAGGACTTCGCCTCCTGTCTCCGCGACGGACGTTGCGTGCTGCTCTATCCCTCGGGGCACGCCTACCGCGCGCGGACGGAGAACCTGCGCGGCAACACCGCCGCCGGTCGCATCCTGTCCCTGGCCCCCGACGCCCGCGTCGTGCTCGTGCGCACGCGCGGGCTGTGGGGCAGCCGGTTCAGTTGGGCCCACGGGCACCCGCCGGACGTGGCCGGGACGCTGCGATTCGGGATCGGCAGGCTGCTGCTCAGCGGCGTCTTCTTCGCCCCGAAGCGCCGGGTGACCATCGAGTTCGTCGAGCCGGCCGACCTACCGCGCGACGCCGGCCCGGACGCCCTCAACGCCTGCCTGGAGGCGTTCTACAACGCCGATGCGCCCGCCGCCACCTACGTTCCGTACACCATCTGGGAGCACGGCGGCACGCGCGTCATGCAGGAGCCCCGCCTGGGCGCCTCCGGCCGCGACACCGAGCACGTGCCCGAGGCAACCCGGCACATCGTGCGCGAGCACCTGCGCGAACTGACGGGCCTGCCGGACATCGGCGACGGCGACCACCTGGCACGCGACCTGGGGCTGGACAGCCTGGCGCGCGCCGAACTGATCGCCTGGGCCGAGGGCGAGTTCGGCCTGCCGGCCGGAGACCCGGATTCGCTCCAGACGGTCGCCGACCTGCTGCTGGCCGCCTGCGGCGACGCGGTCACCGCCGAGCCGGCGGAACTCAGGCCCATCGCCCGTGCGTGGTTCGCGCCCCGGCCGTCCGGCCGTGTCGAGCCTCCCGTCGGAAACACCATCCTGGAGGCGTTTCTTCACGCGGCGCACCGCTTTCCGGACCGACCGGTCATCGCCGACCAGATCACCGGTGTGAAGACCTATCGCGATCTGCTCACCGCCGTCTGCGCGCTCCGGCCGGAGATGGAACGCCTCGACGGCCCGCGCGTCGGCATCATGCTGCCGGCCTCGGCGGCCGCCTCGGTCTTCTACCTGACCGCCCTGTTCGCCGGCAAGACGCCCGTCATGGTCAACTGGACCACCGGCGCGCGCAACGTGGGGCATTCGCTCGACCTGGCCGGCGTCCGGCACGTGCTGACCAGCGGCGCTCTCCTGGCACGCCTGGCCGAGCGCGGGATCGACCTGAGCGCGCTGTCCGACCGCTTCGTCCACGCCGAGGACCTCGGCCGGCGCATCGGCACCGGCCGCAAGCTGCGGGCCGTCGTGGCCTCGCACACCGGCTGGCGCGCACTGCACCGCGTCCGGGCCCCCGAGCCCGCCGTGGTGCTGTTCACCAGCGGATCCGAGAGCCTGCCGAAGGCCGTGCCGCTGAGCCATGCCAACCTGCTGGCCAACATGCGCGACCTCCTCAACCACGTGGCCCTGCGGCAGACGGACAGCATCCTCGGCATGCTGCCGCCGTTCCACTCCTTCGGGCTGACGGTCACGATGCTGATGCCGCTCTGTACCGGGATCCCGGTCGCCTACCACGCCGACCCGACCGAGGCCGGGATGCTGGCCCGGCTCATCGAGGCCTACCGGCTGACGCTCATGGTCGGCACGCCGTCCTTCCTGCATGGGATCGTCCGCGTCGCCGATCCGCGCATGCTGAACTCGCTGCGCCTGGCCGTCACGGGAGCGGACAAGTGCCCCGAGCGCGTCTACGACGCCCTGGCCGCGCAGTACCCGCACCTGACCGTCCTGGAGGGCTACGGAGTCACCGAATGCTCCCCCGTCGTGGCGGTCAACGTCGAGGACGCGCCGGTGCGCGGATCGATCGGCAAGGTCCTGCCGTCCCTGGACTACGCGATTGTGAACATGGAGACTGGAGAGCGCGTGCGGCGCGGGCAACGCGGGATGCTCCTCGTGCGCGGCCCGAGCGTCTTCGGCGGCTACATGGAGTACGACGGCCCGTCGCCGTTCGTGTCCCTCGAGGGTGCCGACTGGTACAGGACCGGCGACCTGGTCAGCGAGGACGATGGGGGCGTGCTGACCTTCCGCGGCCGCTTGAAGCGCTTCGCGAAGATCGGCGGCGAGATGGTGTCGCTGCCGGCCGTCGAGACCGTTCTGGAGGCGCACTACGGCTCGGAAGGCGGCCCGGTGCTCGCCGTCGACGCCACCGCGGACGAGGGACAACCGGAGATCGTGCTGTTTGCCACGTTCGAGGTCGATCGCGGCGAGGTCAATCGGCAGATTCGGGAAGCCGGCCTGTCGGGCCTGCACAGCGTTCGGCGAGTCGTGCGTGTGGAGGAAATCCCTCTGCTCGGCACAGGCAAGACGGACTACCGGGCGCTTCGTCGGCAACTTGCGCCCTGCGATTCGGGACCGGGCGGCCCGGTCACACGTCCTTGA
- a CDS encoding TVP38/TMEM64 family protein: MEGRTDTEVPAENALGQVVSPARASDAWKALVLLAVLVLTTVAAMLLGLGRRLPELQAWIRTLGPAAPLAYILIRAGAAVCLVPGSAFSAVGALLFHPVVAFVCISIAKTLGAAVAFVIARYLAGEAAGQWIRRHPKACRLDPLVRLHGACVVALMRLLPVVPFNVQNYAFGLTPVRFPTYLFWSWLCMLPGALIVVAGFGVVGTVMETHEVPWVRVGIVFGAAALMLGMGLFAFLKVLRLARKA; encoded by the coding sequence ATGGAAGGCAGAACCGACACGGAGGTGCCGGCCGAGAATGCCCTCGGCCAGGTCGTGTCCCCCGCGCGCGCCTCCGATGCCTGGAAGGCCCTGGTCCTGCTGGCCGTCCTGGTCCTCACGACGGTCGCGGCCATGCTGCTGGGGCTCGGGCGCCGACTGCCGGAGCTGCAGGCGTGGATCCGCACGCTGGGGCCTGCCGCGCCGCTCGCCTACATCCTGATCCGCGCGGGCGCCGCCGTCTGCCTGGTGCCCGGGTCCGCGTTCAGCGCCGTCGGGGCGCTCCTGTTCCATCCGGTCGTCGCCTTCGTGTGCATCTCGATCGCCAAGACGCTGGGCGCCGCCGTCGCCTTCGTAATCGCCCGCTACCTGGCGGGCGAGGCGGCCGGGCAGTGGATCCGGCGCCACCCGAAGGCGTGCCGGCTGGACCCGCTCGTCCGGCTGCACGGCGCCTGCGTGGTCGCTCTGATGCGCCTGCTGCCCGTTGTGCCCTTCAACGTGCAGAACTACGCGTTCGGGCTGACGCCGGTCCGGTTCCCGACCTACCTGTTCTGGTCCTGGCTCTGCATGCTTCCCGGGGCGCTGATCGTCGTCGCCGGCTTCGGCGTCGTCGGCACGGTCATGGAGACGCACGAGGTGCCGTGGGTGAGGGTCGGGATCGTGTTCGGCGCGGCGGCCCTGATGCTGGGGATGGGGTTGTTCGCCTTCCTGAAGGTGCTGCGCCTCGCCCGGAAGGCGTAG